TCTGTGTTTTTCTTGAAACGTTCCTTGCCATCGCTTATTGACACAAGAAGCACACGTTGAACAAACATCTCCTGGTTTACAATATGGGCGTTCTTTTGCTCCTGGCACAGAGTCCATAGCAGTAGTTCTCTGGGTACAGTTCAGGCCTTACGACTAGCTTTTCCAGCTTTTCAGCTTCCACCTGACAATTGCAGGAAGAGGTAATAGATCAGCCAAGTCTGTTTGCAACAAATTACGAGCCAGAGTGCTAAGACATCTTTCCTCTAGAGTGGGCAAACTGCAGCAACGCAATCCCAGTGCTAACTCGGTTCCTGGACTGGTGGAAGAGACCATTGGATATAAGGGGTGCTGGACCTGGGGAAAAACAGCATTGGTTAGATGTTTGTGTCGAAAAACATATAATGCCCATAAGCtcgtggacacctgaccatcacacctaccctGCCTGGCTGAGTTTTTAGTGTAGGTATTGGTAcagtatataaatgtgttttaaacatttgtgcATTTCcagccttaaagtgaacctgccacTGATAAATGATGGCAGCTGCCATTACTGAGCTCATTCTCACAACACCAGAGCTGTGTACTCATTcttggtcagtgattcagaaagtattgaagccagtgCATCACAACACCAATTCGACAAGACTGCACAACGGAAGGCTGCAGCTAGTGATATAGAGCAACTCAAGTGAACTACCCAAAGCCCTGATATCACGTAACTGAGCATTATTGGGATGATTCAGAATGCCAAGTGTAAGACTGGCAGAAGGTCTTTCCCACCTAATATCAGTACCTGACCATACAAATGTGTTTTGGGCGGTACAGGCACACATTTCCACtaacagggcctgatttattaaagttctccaaggctgaagaggatacactttcagcagcgaagttgggtaatccagcaaacctggaatggatttggtccaggattgaaaacatctgctaaaaaatagaaaatgactttgagaaAATCCATTACAGCTTTGCTgctgaaagtttatcctctccagccttggtgagctttaataaatcaggcccgctgACTCAAGAATTTGTGAAAACTCTTTCCTTGAAGAGTGGAGGCCATTATACCCATTTGTGGAGCCGACTCCATAATAACAGCCATGGTGCAGAAACTTTTGGTAATTAATTGTATCTGGATGATTACTTTTTGATGAGTATTTTTTGGTTGTCTGTCACCAAACTTATAAACCAATGGCATCATCAACATAAATATTACCCAGTGAGAACACACTGGCTAGAGAAGAATGTATGAAGAAACTCCCTTTTCCCCCTATTTTAAGAACAGGTTGAAATTCCTAATCCGTATACTTCCTGTGGATGAATATTGTGCAAAGGAACAtatcaaaacaaagaagaaactcTCCATGTGAGATCATTATCACTTTGgttcaggaaaatgtaaaatcttatCTTCTGTAATACTGATAAATGGCAGCATGCTGCAGAAATTTTactgacatttcctcaaaattCCCTAGAACTCTATTCTATGCGCCTGCTTTTTTATGTGTCCGTACTTTATGTAGACCTGTAAAGGCCACTCCCAGACTCTGTCTGTCCCTGTAGAAAGTCAGCGTCCCTTCTTCCATGTTTAGGTGTACACCAATCACAGTGCCTTCTTCATAGAATGGTTCTGTGTACTGCTTGCAGATGCCATTCTGCCATACTGTCCCTTTATAAGACAAGCCCCAGCTCTCCGAGTCCATGCCTATAGGAAGACACATGAGATCAGATCAGGGCACAAATAAAGGAACCAAAAAGGTAAAACCCATATCTTCACCCTTCCTTGTGATTGGTTTTATGACAGCAATACAGTGTATACACAGTGGGAATAGAATATATAATCATAAAGCCTGGGCAGACAATATAGTTCTAGCAGCCCAGTGCAGTGGCTTTGTTGCCTTTGGCTCTCACCCAGGTTGTTGTGTTCATGAATGCTTCATAGACTTCTATAGGCTGTATATACATTAGTCCTGAGTTGATGTTGACCAAGCCACTGTTGTCAGGCTGCCAGAAAATGCATCCAGAGCTTGTCAGCATTCTTTTTTGTAAGGTAGTGTGAATGACTGGGATCAGTATTTAGccaaaaaagcagcttttgctaACTCACCCAATAGGTTGACATATTGGAAGCTTCCAGCTTGCAGTTTTGCTCTACCAGTCCCAACACCAACCATAACGGACAGGCCAGAAGGTGGTTCTAGGAACTCTATCTCCCAGTAATGTTCACCTTGGAGAAAGCCTATAAGAGGTGATCAGCTATATGAGGAACAGCCAATGATAAACAGCAATACAGAAATCTTAAAGaaaaatgagtataataaagcagaatataaaatataatatattgtgatcCCCAATGGTAAGAATTCATTGCAGCAGGCACTAGGTCACACACCAAGACTTACTATTATGCAAATATTTGTAGGTGAGAGATCCTAACTGAAAGTCAGAGGACGTTACTACCAAGGTACATGTTATGTAGCTTTAGACATGTCTTCCTTTACCTGTATCCCCCCGCACTCCAGCCGTGCCACAGCTTTCCAGGATTGGGTCAGTGTGGAAGTAAACTTCTTGCTGGCACTTGGACAGCTCTGCCATTGAGCTTTGCCCATTTATTTCCCATAGCCAGTTCTCCTTTACGTATCCACTGGGCATGGGGGGCTTCAGGGAAAACAGACTGGAATTAGAGAAGATATAAAGTGATAAGTCACGGGGCTCAGTGGGTATATGCAATATAATGATATATCAAAGAAACTACTTTGGGAATTAAAAGATAACACCACTTATCACACATAGTAAAGAAATTGAAATGGCACTGCCTATCTGCAATGTGACATTAGGTTGATAATTACTGTGTTCTGCCACACTATCTGATCTCTCATTGCCAGGTCTACTTAAAATTAGACAGAGCTCCTACTGTTCCTTCATAGGAACTGAAACTGGAGGTAGATCTGATGCCAGTGGTGCACCATTAGTTTGTTGTGAGCTAGGGAAATTTAAAGTTCTTAACTCTATTAGtacaattatcttttattatgaCCATACACAGCTAATCTCACCTAGCGTTCcaatgaaccctagggttcctccggaTCTTTACAGGGGCTCTTCGAGCTGTGGTTGTCTTTCcttccatctgatggtgcctgaaTAGTTCCAGGTATAACGTCCCCTGGCAGAACCACAAGTACAACACTAATGATCTCCATAGCTGTCTATAAGGGAGACACTTGGAATACCACTGTAgagaacattcttcacactgaccatcaTTGCAAGGGGCGTTTTGCCAATGACCCCCGATTACAATattttaccaggggttccctgaaataCTGTAAGAGTTCCTCTAAAATAAAAGGGTTACATAGAATACGattgtatttattgcttttaGATCCACAAAATTTGGCTCAGCATTAAATAATCCATTAGGGGAATGGGACTGGTGTTGAATGGAAATACATTGTATGAAATGGCTACTTTTGTTCCTCATACTGCACTGGCCAGACCCAAACAGACAACTGATTACAGACCAAAACTTTATAAAGCTCTGTCTGCTTTCTTCCAAACCgtgtatttaaacacaaaataaacaaaagcagaCAGAGACAAATGCTGTAATGTTTATCTAGAATTCTCCTTTAAAATGCTGGCAGCTGTGCACACAGGGATAGTCTGAGATAGAAGCTGATAAAAGTATTATGTAAGAATTATGTAAGAGAGCTGTGTGTACTGAGGACTTAGTAAGTAGAGACCACAGCTCAGACATACTGTGGGGTCAGCACATGCTCAGAATAAACCTCTTCTGAATGACCATCATGGTCTGACCAGGGACCCCACAGCCAGCTATAGCTCAAAAATTGCTCAAAAAGAGGACGGCTCATATGAAGCAGGAATGTGGGAAAATAGCTTCCCTAGTAACACATTGGgaataatgtgtatataaaaccTGTGCCCTATGGCAAGCTACCTCACTTctatttatatacaatgaatGAATGGCCCCTGCACACTGTATGGTACATGCACCTGGCCCCTGCACACTGTATGGTACATTCTTCTGGCCCCTGCACACTGTATGATACATTCTCCTCGCCCCTGCACACTGTATGGTACATGTTCATGGCCCCTGCACACTGTATGGTACATGCTCCTGGCCCCTGCACATTGTATGGTACATACTCCTGGCCTCGCACACTGTATGGTACATGTTCCGGGCCCCTGCACACTGGTTGGTACATGCTTCTGGCCCATGCACACAATATGGTACATACTCCTGGCCCCTGCTCACTGTGTGGTACATGCTCCAGGCCCCTGCTCACTGTGTGGTACATGCTCCTGGTCCCTGCATACTGTGGCTTACATTCTTCTGACCTCTTCATCACAGACTTCTGATCTCTGTGGAACTCTGCAGGTGCATCAATCACATTTATTGGCTTGGTGGGAATGGCCCTTATTCAATGGTAAAACGCTACCGTTCACCCAGTTGAGTTGCAGAATCCCTCAATGTAAAGCTTGCAAAGTTATTGCCCACATTCACTTTATGAGGTCTATCTTTATTTTACTGACTGACATCCGTAACAATGGACTAGGCTCGTCCCACCAAAAATCTCCTAATGACGCCGTTTTGAAGAATTTGTAGAATTCCTTTCCTCCTGGAGCAGTAAGTTGATAATGTCCTCTCAGTTTCAGGGCTTGTGTTGTCTTGTGTAGTATTGTATCCGTTCCTGGGTggaaatattgctatttttttgttacCTAACTTAATGACTTTTCCCATCTCCAATGTTTGCCACGCCAGTAACTGGAAGGCTTACCAAGGGATGGGAAATGGAGTGTTGCTCTTCGTCTGGCCCACCACATGAAAACCTGACCAAGCAACtgctgggggaaccctggttgagaaactctgaatTTCTCCAATGTACAGTGAGCTGGATTTGAAACTTGGGGTCCCTGACAAGTGAAAATGGTTTTAAGAGTTAGGTAAGAAGGGTTGTGAAAGGCTGGTTTACAGATAGTAAAAGCTGGTAATAAAACGTGCAGACGCCTAATTCCATGTGCctacttttgtgtgtgtgtgcaggtGACACATCaataatgtacattatataaatatatgattaatCATTATTCAAAGTTGTGATCTCCTGTTGCTGTGTAACAACTTTATAAGGATGCAGCAATGTAGACATTTGTATGCTGATCTGGATCTGTAACACAAGACAAGATTACTGATCTGTGGAGCAGACTGAAACTGTACacttatttttaatgtttctaatATCTTGTAATATACAGTGTAATGCTTTCAGTTGCTTCTTCTATGTTGTTCTGAAAACTTGCGCCTATCATTGGTGTAAGTGCTGGGGGTTGAACCAATAAGACATCAGCATTGATCCAGCCCCTAGAGAAAACTCTCTGATAGGCTATGAAGTAGTAGAGCTGCAAAACACTATAGTGTCCCCTCCCTGGGGCATTGTCCCTTTAACCCTAACCTTGTAATATTATTCTCTGCACTGATTTAGCAGCTGCTGATAACATTTACTCCTTGTAGTTCAGGAGGGGCAGACACAGGGTAACTCCATTTAGAATCCCCTCCTCCCCCATGGAGGAGTCACCAGAGAAGACATGCTGAGCTCTCTACATTCTTGTCTATGTTACTA
The genomic region above belongs to Pyxicephalus adspersus chromosome 9, UCB_Pads_2.0, whole genome shotgun sequence and contains:
- the LOC140338023 gene encoding SPRY domain-containing SOCS box protein 3-like; translated protein: MPSGYVKENWLWEINGQSSMAELSKCQQEVYFHTDPILESCGTAGVRGDTGFLQGEHYWEIEFLEPPSGLSVMVGVGTGRAKLQAGSFQYVNLLGMDSESWGLSYKGTVWQNGICKQYTEPFYEEGTVIGVHLNMEEGTLTFYRDRQSLGVAFTGLHKVQHPLYPMVSSTSPGTELALGLRCCSLPTLEERCLSTLARNLLQTDLADLLPLPAIVRWKLKSWKS